A window of the Chionomys nivalis chromosome 25, mChiNiv1.1, whole genome shotgun sequence genome harbors these coding sequences:
- the Prim1 gene encoding DNA primase small subunit isoform X2, whose protein sequence is MEPFDPAELPELLKLYYRRLFPYAQYYRWLNYGGVTKNYFQHREFSFTLKDDIYIRYQSFSNQSDLEKEMQKMNPYKIDIGAVYSHRPSQHNTVKLGAFQAQEKELVFDIDMTDYDDVRRCCSSADICSKCWTLMTMAMRIIDRALKEDFGFKHRLWVYSGRRGVHCWVCDESVRKLSSAVRSGIVEYLSLVKGGQDVKKKVHLSERLHPFVRRSINIIRKYFEEYALVGQDILENKENWEKILALVPETIHDELQKGFQRLHSSSQRWEYLKKVVNTSQNMKNDKCGPWLEWEIMLQYCFPRLDINVSKGINHLLKSPFSVHPKTGRISVPIDFQKVDQFDPFAVPTISAICRELDVVSSNEKDREEHGGESESKPRIRDLQKDF, encoded by the exons ATGGAGCCGTTTGATCCTGCGGAGCTGCCGGAGCTACTCAAGCTATATTACCGAAGGCTCTTTCCCTACGCCCAGTACTATCGCTGGCTCAACTATGGCGGAG TGACAAAGAACTACTTTCAACACCGTGAATTTTCATTCACACTGAAGGATGATATTTATATTCGCTACCAGTCCTTCAGCAACCAGAGCGATCTGGAAAAGGAGATGCAGAAGATGAATCCGTATAAGATTGATATCGGCGCTGTATATTCTCACCGA CCCAGTCAGCACAATACGGTGAAGCTAGGAGCGTTCCAAGCTCAGGAGAAAGAACTGGTCTTTGACATTGACATGACAGACTACGATGACGTCCGGCGATGCTGCAG TTCTGCAGACATATGTTCCAAGTGCTGGACTCTTATGACGATGGCCATGCGCATCATAGACCGAGCACTGAAGG AGGACTTTGGGTTTAAGCACCGCCTCTGGGTGTACTCAGGAAGGAGAGGTGTTCATTGTTGGGTCTGTGATGAGTCCGTTAGAAAGCTGTCCTCTGCTGTGCGTTCTGGGATAGTAGAATATTTGAGTCTTGTAAAG GGTGGTCAAGACGTTAAGAAGAAGGTTCACCTAAGTGAAAGACTTCACCCTTTTGTCAG GAGATCAATAAACATAATTCGGAAATACTTTGAAGAATATGCCTTAGTTGGCCAAGATAttcttgaaaataaagaaaactgggagAAGATTTTAGCCCTTGTTCCTGAGA CAATTCATGATGAGCTTCAGAAGGGCTTTCAAAGGCTTCACAGTTCATCTCAGCGCTGGGAGTATCTGAAGAAAGTGGTCAACACATCCCAG AATATGAAGAATGATAAGTGTGGTCCCTGGCTGGAGTGGGAGATTATGCTCCAGTACTGTTTCCCACGCCTGGATATCAATGTCAGCAAAGGAATCAACCATTTACTGAAGAGCCCTTTTAGCGTTCATCCTAAAACAG GTCGCATTTCTGTGCCAATTGATTTTCAGAAAGTGGACCAGTTTGATCCATTTGCTGTCCCAACCATAAG CGCCATCTGCCGAGAATTGGATGTGGTTTCCAGTAatgaaaaggacagagaggagcaTGGAGGCGAATCTGAAAGCAAACCTAGAATCAGAG atttacaAAAAGATTTCTGA
- the Prim1 gene encoding DNA primase small subunit isoform X1: MEPFDPAELPELLKLYYRRLFPYAQYYRWLNYGGVTKNYFQHREFSFTLKDDIYIRYQSFSNQSDLEKEMQKMNPYKIDIGAVYSHRPSQHNTVKLGAFQAQEKELVFDIDMTDYDDVRRCCSSADICSKCWTLMTMAMRIIDRALKEDFGFKHRLWVYSGRRGVHCWVCDESVRKLSSAVRSGIVEYLSLVKGGQDVKKKVHLSERLHPFVRRSINIIRKYFEEYALVGQDILENKENWEKILALVPETIHDELQKGFQRLHSSSQRWEYLKKVVNTSQNMKNDKCGPWLEWEIMLQYCFPRLDINVSKGINHLLKSPFSVHPKTGRISVPIDFQKVDQFDPFAVPTISAICRELDVVSSNEKDREEHGGESESKPRIRDYKKTSLAPYVKVFEQFLENLDKSRKGELLKKSDLQKDF; encoded by the exons ATGGAGCCGTTTGATCCTGCGGAGCTGCCGGAGCTACTCAAGCTATATTACCGAAGGCTCTTTCCCTACGCCCAGTACTATCGCTGGCTCAACTATGGCGGAG TGACAAAGAACTACTTTCAACACCGTGAATTTTCATTCACACTGAAGGATGATATTTATATTCGCTACCAGTCCTTCAGCAACCAGAGCGATCTGGAAAAGGAGATGCAGAAGATGAATCCGTATAAGATTGATATCGGCGCTGTATATTCTCACCGA CCCAGTCAGCACAATACGGTGAAGCTAGGAGCGTTCCAAGCTCAGGAGAAAGAACTGGTCTTTGACATTGACATGACAGACTACGATGACGTCCGGCGATGCTGCAG TTCTGCAGACATATGTTCCAAGTGCTGGACTCTTATGACGATGGCCATGCGCATCATAGACCGAGCACTGAAGG AGGACTTTGGGTTTAAGCACCGCCTCTGGGTGTACTCAGGAAGGAGAGGTGTTCATTGTTGGGTCTGTGATGAGTCCGTTAGAAAGCTGTCCTCTGCTGTGCGTTCTGGGATAGTAGAATATTTGAGTCTTGTAAAG GGTGGTCAAGACGTTAAGAAGAAGGTTCACCTAAGTGAAAGACTTCACCCTTTTGTCAG GAGATCAATAAACATAATTCGGAAATACTTTGAAGAATATGCCTTAGTTGGCCAAGATAttcttgaaaataaagaaaactgggagAAGATTTTAGCCCTTGTTCCTGAGA CAATTCATGATGAGCTTCAGAAGGGCTTTCAAAGGCTTCACAGTTCATCTCAGCGCTGGGAGTATCTGAAGAAAGTGGTCAACACATCCCAG AATATGAAGAATGATAAGTGTGGTCCCTGGCTGGAGTGGGAGATTATGCTCCAGTACTGTTTCCCACGCCTGGATATCAATGTCAGCAAAGGAATCAACCATTTACTGAAGAGCCCTTTTAGCGTTCATCCTAAAACAG GTCGCATTTCTGTGCCAATTGATTTTCAGAAAGTGGACCAGTTTGATCCATTTGCTGTCCCAACCATAAG CGCCATCTGCCGAGAATTGGATGTGGTTTCCAGTAatgaaaaggacagagaggagcaTGGAGGCGAATCTGAAAGCAAACCTAGAATCAGAG ATTATAAGAAGACCAGTCTAGCACCGTACGTGAAAGTATTTGAACAGTTTCTTGAAAACCTTGATAAGTCCCGGAAAGGCGAACTTCTCAAGAAGAGCG atttacaAAAAGATTTCTGA